Genomic segment of Panicum virgatum strain AP13 chromosome 2K, P.virgatum_v5, whole genome shotgun sequence:
TATCACAATGATATGGTTAGAGCTCACAAGTTTCAGCACTTCCGAGTTCTCTGTTTTGCTTCAAATCAAATAAACATAGTTTTTTTGTGAATTGAGTGTGACATGACAATATATATACCTGCTAGTTAACTGAGACTCCGATCCATTCATATTAAAACAATTAACAAATGGCAGGAAAGATTTGTTGCTTCAAGTCACAACACTCATGAAAGACACTGAATAAGATGTTTCTTTCTCCAGAACCATCTTACAATCATCAGCAGAACAAGTAATTTCTGCCAGTCTACTGAAAAGAATGTACATGTTCTTGGGATGGTTAAATAATTGGTTCTCTCGAAAGTATTTTCATCTTTCTTATTGGATCAAGGTAGATAGGAGTAGCAGAAACGAAATTTGCATCGTTTGCACACGTCTGAGTTGCTTGGCATGAATGGAATCCACGTATCTTTATGCACATGAGGACATACAGTAGCAGCAAACCATGCATCATACACCttttgttccaaattataggtcatttgacttttttaaccctaagtttgaccacttgtcttattcaaaaaatttatgcaaatatagtcaaatttaagtatttttgaagaacttgtattaataaagcaagccaTAACAAAAGAAgtaatattttgcacaaatttttaaataaatgaGTAGTCAAAGTTGGGGGTTAAAAAGTCaacaacctataatttgaaacggaggaagCATCTATGTAGCTACCTGACCACTGAACGTGCAGCATGCATTTTCCTTGCATGCAAAGGCTTGCCATAACTTCAGTTGGACCGCTCACTCAAATTTCAGACGATGCGTCGACTCGCTGAATATGCACGTATTGGCGCCAGACGTGGATAGCATTAAATTTGCCGCATtcaattatatataaatatatttgttTATTTTGTATGTTCCTCAAAAAGAAGGTTAAGGCGGTAATCTCGGATGGCATCACTTGAGCAGCGAGTTTTCATTCGAATAGGGTTCATTTGGTGGTTGATCGATTAGCATCATACATAGCTGACAGTGAAACAGTGGACCAAGCAAGCTCAAAGAATAAAATCTGCGTCAGTTGATCTAGCTATTCATCCATCGCTGTTTCCATCAACTCAAATAATACTTGCATGAATCTCTGGCTCTGCCGGCACTGCCCACACTGACGTATGCTGCTAACCTGCAGCACGTACCTAAGCAGTTTCCTGGAGTTGGTCAATAATGGATTCTGCCACTAAAAATACCTGTATTATTACAGGCATAATAAGTagcaaaacctacaactttgattAGTCCATAACCAAAGTGAAGCTTAGGGTGGATACATATATATACTAAAAATGGGTGTAGTCTATAGACTCTAGATAGGTTCATCTCATTGTCACGAGTCTCGATCGTCTCCTATCTTTTCACTTCCTTTTGACATCTCCGGTAAAAAATCCGTCGCATCTTTGAGACTTTTACAATTCACGTCGGGGCGAATCCTTTTCACTTTCTGTTCTTTGCCAACTTATTTTTGCTtccatttaaaaaaaacttatttTTGCTCCTTTTCGTACATTTACCACCGGCCCCTTTATTATTTCTTCTTTATTTGTCGCCCTTTAAATTGTCAAGACTCCTTGAGTAAAAAAAACAGCCTCTTCATCAACTAGGTGCCATGTATGCAAGCAACTTTGATTATCTTGCCAACTCAACTGCACCGTTGAACTTGTGAAGAGCGAGCTACCTACTCAACCGTTAACACTTCAGCACATATCTCATCCTAAGAAAACATATAGACTAAGTACGGGCCAAGAATCTCACCAACCATCATGCACAGAAACATATCTTATGCACATTTGAATATTTGATCACTAATCTTTAAGTAAAACACCACATGCGCATGCAATTTGCACATAAGAATGCCTTACAGTTAACAATACACCAATGTATAACCAAATCTACACTACCTACTCCCACAATGCACATACTTACAAACTAAATTAAACGTGCTGGATACCAATTTGACACCATCCACAACAACATAAACGAATAGATGATTTCAACTGCTCTTCGGGAACGAACACACATCTTTATTTGCTCATTAATTAGTAATTCATGCAGTTCGTAGACAAGAATGCCTAGCAAGGCGGTGTAGTAGTGAAACTTAACGTACAataatacacacatatatatacaccaaATTACCAAAATATAACTACACAGCAAGAAGTTCTACCACTTCTCTTTGAGAAGAAACACAAATCCCTTGACCTCAAAGGGAGAAAAAAAAGTAACACAGCTAAATCTACACACCTCTCTCTAATCGTCTCTACCACACCCCCATCAAATATGCATCACAACCGTTGGTTGGATCGATCAAGCTAGGAGAGAGAGCCCTTCGATCTGGTCATTTCACCTTTCACAACCTCCATATGCTTGTTTTTTTATTACTTATCTACACTGGTAGCAACACAAAGCTGATGCATCATCGTCATCTTCACCGGCATGTAGCTAGCTAATAGAACTTAATTTGCTCCGTTTGAGCTGTTGATCATGTAGCCATCGACCAAGCCCAAGTCCCCCAATCCAAAATCTTGGTAGTCGAGCAGCCAGTCGGTGGCGCCGTCCCACGGCAACTCCGGACCGGCGGCGATGCTGCTGAACTCGCCGTCCACCTCGACACTGCCGGTGAAGTTGAGCCACGGCTCGTCGCCGGTGGGCGGGTCCACTTCCAGGAGCCACTTCACCAGCGGGTCCTGGTCGTGGCTGCTGCTGATGCTTCCGCCCGTGCTGACGGTGGTGTTCGTCGCGCTCGATTCCGTCGGGCTGGAACCGTCGGCCAACACGTCCCCGACGGCGTCGCTTTGCGGGCTCTGCTGCTTGGTCGCCTCGTCGGACTTGGTTGAATCGGCCGTGACGACGGACTGCGAGGTTGTGGCCGGGCTGTTGCTGGTCTTCCGGTCGAGGGGCTCGTGCGTGACCGGGTCGATGCCCATCTTGATCAGCTTCTTCTTGATGTGGGTGTTCCAGTGGTTCTTGATCTCGTTATCAGTCCTTCCTGGTAGTTTGGCAGCAATCTTTGACCATCTGCACCAACGCATCAATAATGAGAATTAACCGATTGGGTATTGCTAACATGTTGCTAgaatggaaaaaaaagagaggaaagaaTGCAAAGTCAAACTAATTCAAGATCATATATCTAGTGGCGATTTTTAACTAAGTAAATTTTGACACTTTCGCTTAAGCAAGTGCCAATTGTTTCGTCAGAGCAACAGTGAGTTAATTACTCAATCAAGGGAATCTGAGGGAGATATCAGTGTGTGAGATTGACCTGCCTCCACTTGATTTTCTGCCTGACATTTATTTCCTCTATATGCATGTTTTACACTGCCGTGGAATTTAAATTGTGATGATGAATCATCACTTGCGCACGCACAAATGATTTTGCTTTTTCTAAAAAGAAAACTACTTCTGGCTTGAAGTGCAATATATATGAAAGGTCACAATCTATCGACTTTTCAATCTCATCGGTTTCTTtaagcttttttttttatggATCGGTTGGTGCATAGAGTGACCTTTACAAGAAAAAAACTTCTAGCTCCTTCCATTTTTCCAATGAGGCAAGTGGACCAAACTGCGATGCTTTTCCGATTTCCAAATCCAACGTGTAAGGTTTATTAGCCACACAAGTCAAGATAGTGGCCAGTGCCCTAGGTTGTAGCATCAAAAAAGTGATCCAGGAAATCTATAATGGTCACTGGTGAATTCTCAATGGCTATGGAACAACCAAAAGGAACTTCAGAATTTTCTTTTTTGCGAGGAAAGCAACTTCAGAATTGCCTACATATATGTCCCAGCCATGTGGACCTAGGCTACATCTTATTACACTTAATCTATCACTTTTCAATTTAAACATCATTGTGAAGCACTGAAAA
This window contains:
- the LOC120685342 gene encoding MYB-like transcription factor ODO1, producing MGRQPCCDKLGVKRGPWTAEEDRKLISFILSNGHCCWRAVPKLAGLLRCGKSCRLRWTNYLRPDLKRGLLTDAEEQVVIDLHAKLGNRWSKIAAKLPGRTDNEIKNHWNTHIKKKLIKMGIDPVTHEPLDRKTSNSPATTSQSVVTADSTKSDEATKQQSPQSDAVGDVLADGSSPTESSATNTTVSTGGSISSSHDQDPLVKWLLEVDPPTGDEPWLNFTGSVEVDGEFSSIAAGPELPWDGATDWLLDYQDFGLGDLGLVDGYMINSSNGAN